A genomic segment from Limosilactobacillus sp. encodes:
- a CDS encoding phospho-sugar mutase: MSWKDTYQVWKKQTDLDPKLKQELDELSDDKEIEDAFYGPLSFGTAGMRGLMGPGINRMNIYTVRQATEGLATLMESLGDDIKARGVAIGYDSRHNSYQFAHDSARVLGAHGIKVYIYDNVRPTPELSFAVRHNHTYAGIMITASHNPKEYNGYKIYGEDGGQMPPKESDMMTGYIRGIKDIFDIKLADEQEMLNSGLETVMGEDVDHAYLQLAKEVTVNPELAKEYGKDMKFVFTPLCGTGRMLGERALRQAGFTNFTIEPTEAQPNGDFPGLEHPNPEFPEAFVRSIKLGKQIDADVLIATDPDADRLGCAVRQPNGEYQLLTGNQIASIMLHYILEAHKQAGTLPKNAAAVKSIVSTNFAAKIAADYGVKMINVLTGFKWIADQIHQYETGKADHTFMFGFEESYGYLIKPFVRDKDAIQSLTLLAEVAAYYRSRNMTLYDGLQELFKKYGYFREKTIANTYAGVDGPAKIQGLMKKFREEAPKDFAGHQVVVTEDFSKGTKTTADGKVSELGIPESNVLRYVLDDETWIAIRPSGTEPKLKFYIGTSADSLDAANAKLADFEKALQAFAEE; this comes from the coding sequence GTGAGCTGGAAAGATACTTACCAAGTATGGAAGAAACAAACTGATCTCGATCCAAAGCTGAAGCAAGAATTGGACGAATTAAGCGATGATAAGGAAATCGAAGACGCCTTTTACGGTCCGCTGTCATTTGGGACGGCCGGCATGCGGGGCTTGATGGGTCCCGGGATCAACCGGATGAACATCTACACGGTTCGGCAGGCAACTGAGGGCCTGGCAACCCTGATGGAATCACTGGGTGACGACATCAAGGCCCGGGGTGTGGCGATCGGCTACGACTCTCGTCACAATTCCTATCAGTTTGCCCACGACTCTGCCCGGGTCCTGGGTGCTCACGGCATTAAGGTTTACATCTACGACAACGTTCGGCCAACCCCTGAACTGTCATTTGCCGTTCGTCACAACCACACCTACGCCGGAATCATGATTACGGCGAGCCACAACCCGAAGGAATACAACGGCTACAAGATCTACGGTGAAGATGGTGGTCAGATGCCACCGAAGGAATCCGACATGATGACCGGCTACATCCGGGGCATCAAAGACATTTTCGACATCAAGCTGGCTGATGAACAAGAAATGCTCAACAGCGGCCTGGAGACGGTCATGGGTGAAGATGTCGACCACGCCTACCTGCAATTAGCCAAGGAAGTCACGGTCAACCCTGAACTGGCTAAGGAATACGGCAAGGACATGAAGTTCGTCTTCACGCCACTATGCGGGACTGGTCGGATGCTGGGTGAACGGGCCCTGCGCCAGGCCGGCTTTACCAACTTCACGATTGAACCAACCGAAGCCCAACCAAACGGTGACTTCCCAGGTCTGGAACACCCGAACCCGGAATTCCCCGAAGCCTTTGTTCGCTCCATCAAGCTTGGCAAGCAGATCGACGCCGACGTGCTGATCGCCACCGACCCCGATGCCGACCGGCTGGGCTGCGCCGTTCGTCAGCCAAACGGTGAATACCAACTGCTGACCGGGAACCAGATCGCATCGATCATGCTTCACTACATCCTGGAAGCCCACAAGCAGGCGGGTACCCTGCCGAAGAACGCGGCGGCCGTTAAGTCGATCGTTTCCACCAACTTCGCGGCCAAGATCGCTGCGGACTACGGTGTCAAGATGATCAACGTCCTGACCGGCTTCAAGTGGATTGCCGACCAGATTCACCAGTACGAGACTGGCAAGGCTGACCACACCTTCATGTTTGGCTTCGAGGAAAGCTACGGCTACCTGATCAAGCCATTCGTTCGGGACAAGGATGCCATCCAGTCCCTGACCCTGCTGGCCGAAGTAGCGGCCTACTACCGGAGTCGCAACATGACCCTGTACGATGGCCTGCAAGAACTCTTCAAGAAGTACGGTTACTTCCGTGAAAAGACGATTGCTAACACCTACGCCGGGGTTGACGGTCCAGCCAAGATCCAGGGCCTGATGAAGAAGTTCCGGGAAGAGGCACCAAAGGACTTCGCTGGTCACCAGGTTGTCGTTACCGAGGACTTCTCCAAGGGCACCAAGACGACCGCCGATGGCAAGGTCAGCGAATTGGGCATTCCAGAATCCAACGTGCTGCGTTACGTTCTGGATGACGAGACCTGGATTGCCATTCGTCCATCCGGCACTGAACCAAAGCTGAAGTTCTACATCGGCACGAGCGCTGATTCCCTCGACGCCGCCAATGCCAAGCTGGCCGACTTTGAAAAGGCCCTGCAGGCATTCGCTGAAGAATAA